The Canis lupus baileyi chromosome 26, mCanLup2.hap1, whole genome shotgun sequence DNA window GTTGTCCCAAAAGTCCTGACCTGGCAGCAGGCTTGAGGTTGCAAAGGGGAGGCAGAGGTCAGGCTGAAGGCACAAGAAGGCTGCCCATCCAGGGTCATCCCAATCCCAGGCCACCCCGCACACCCATGGTCCAGGTGTGGGCACCTGGTTCTggtcctcccttcctcctgcaaGGGCAGGTGGCTCCTGAAGGACACAGGGCTGGGGTCCCACTTAGGGTGGTGCGGACACAGAACAGGCCCTCTCTTCCAGGGGGCCTCTCTGTCAGTTTGGGCGAAGGAACTTGTTCCAGTAAAAAAAGCCACTGGCTTttggcttatttaaaaattaaaaataggggggcctggctggctcagtcggtacaacatgcaactcttaatcttagggccaggagttcaagccccacgttgggcatggagcctacttgaaacaaacaaacaaaaaaagtaaaagaaagaagaaagtagacCGAGCTCCCCAGCCAGCAGCACCCAGTGGGGTCAGGGATGGCATCCAAGGACCGAAGAGCAGCCCGGCTGGGACCTCCTTCCCGGCCTCTAACCTTCCGGGCAACACCAGAAGGCCCAGAGGCCCCCTTCCCTGACCCCTGAGCGTTCCCTGTCACCCAATGTCCCAAGGGAAGCAGCTCCCCAGGAGGCCGGCGTTCTTCCCCCAGTGTCCGCACCTGCCGGCTGCGCGGGCCTGGCCGCTCCCTGCCCCGGGAGAGGCCAAGACCCTGGAAAGGGGTTATTATTGCTCACGAGCCACCAGGTAGGCGGCCAGCAGGGCCCGCGGAGGGCCCGGGCTTCTGCGCAGTGGGCGGGGCAGGGCTCAGGGCTTGGCCTTGCCGCGGGGCAGCCCCAGGCCCGGGCAGGTGGAGCGGCCGCTCCCGGGAGCCACGGCGGGCCTCCTGCAAACGCGCACCTGGCCGGCGGGCACCAGGCTGCGCTGCGCCTCACAGAAGTCCAGGAACCGCCGCCACAGGGGGCAGCAGCTCAGGAGGCGGTGGTCTCCTGCGGGGCGAGGGAAGGCGGAGGGCTCCGTGGGGGGCCCAGCCCGCCCAGTGCCCCCCCAGGGAGCACCCCGGGGGAGCCCCGCCCACCGGGAAGCCACACCCCCGGGGAGCCCCGCCCACCGGGAGCCACACCCAATCACGGAGCCACACCCCGGGAGCCCCGCCCACCCAGGAGCCACACCCCCGGGGAGCCCCGCCCACCCAGAAGCCACACCCCCAGGGAGCCCCGCCCACCGGGAAGCCACACCCCCGGGGAGCCCCGCCCACCCAGGAGCCACACCCCCGGGGAGCCCCGCCCACCCAGAAGCCACACCCCCAGGGAGCCCTGCCCACCGGGAGTCACACCCCGGGGGAGCCCCGCCCAATCAGGAAGCCACACCCCCGGGGAGCCCCGCCCACCCAGAAGCCACACCCCGGGAGCCCCGCCCACCCAGAAGCCCCGCCCACCCAGAAGCCACAcccccgggagcccccgcccACCCAGAAGCCCCGCCCACCCAGGAGCCACACCCCCGGGGAGCCCCGCCCACCGGGAGCCACACCCCTGGGGAGCCCCGCCCAGCCagggagccccgccccgccccgccccgccccacccccgggcAGGCAACCTTACCGATGACGCAGAGCCCCTCTCTGGCCCGGGTGATGGCCACGTTCACTTGGTTGGGGTCCACGACGAAGCCCAGGAACCTCTTGAGCCAGCTCTTCGTTGGCCGCTGGTCCAGGTCACTCTCCTGGCACGTGCGGACCGTGCTCACCAGCACGTAGCGCCACTCGCTTCCTGCAGTTGGGCCGGCACCATGAGGCCCGCCCCGGCGCTTCGCCCACCCTGGGACCCGCGTGGCACgcgccccctgccccagggccaccCTCACCCTGGCTCTTGGTGATGGAGCACACGGTCACTCCGGAGACGCCCTCTCGCACCAGCCTCTTGCTGATCTCCGCAGCCTGAGCGTTGTAGGGAGTGAGGATGGCGACGTCCTTGGGCTCCACCGTCCTGCCCAGAGTCAGCTGCTTGGCAATGCGGACCTGAGGGACCAAGGGGGTGCTGTTGAAGCTGGCCCAGGCGCCTCTCCTGCCCTGGACACCAGGGCCTCGCCCGTTCCCTCagttcctctgcctcctcctccaggaagccctccctgaccctgGGGCACTAGGAAGGTCTCACTGGCACTCACCACCGCGGCCACCTCCTCCGGGTTGGCCTTGGAGTTTTCATTCCCTTCATCTGTGGACACCAGTAGGCTCTGCTCATGGCCCTGCACGTGGCCGAAGATGACAGAGCAGCTCTCCTTGCCAATGTGGCCGAGGATGCTGGGCGGCCGCCTCAGGCCCTGCCAGGTCTTCAGCTTCTTCTCGTAGAACTCCATGGAGGGGAAGGCACAGATGCCCTCGTGCTGCAAGGCAGGGCATGTGCCAGGGGCACGTCACTCTCTACCTGTCCTAGGGCTCAGAGCTGGGGGGCCTGGGAGCCTCCTGTGGCCCAGAAAAGGCCAGGTGGACACCGGAGGTCAGGGCCCCGGGTGGTGACACCTGGGCCGGAGGCCTAGACCCTGGGACCGGCTTACCATGCGGTACTGCGTGTCCAGCATGTGCGCGTCCACGTGGTACCTCTCGAACAGAGACCGATCCAGCCCCAGATTTTGCAGCTGTTCGTTCTTGACCACTGGCCGCAGCTGCTTGTGGTCCCCGAGAAGAACCACCTGGGGGGCAGGCGGGCACAGGCCTAGAGGGACGCAGCTCCGTGGCCATTGCCACCGCACCATGACCGCGATGCCGCCCTCCGGGTTGAAACCCACAGCCCGTGACACCCGCACGGGGCTCCCGGCACTCACCTTCTCGGCCTTGGAGAAGGCCACCAGAGGGATGAGGGTCTCCGGCTCCGTGGCCATGCCTGCTTCGTCGATGAGGATCTGCCGGACGTCCAGCTTCCTGAGGCTGGCTGAGGCCGCACAGGAGCACGTGCACAGGATGACCCTGTGCTGGTCCAGCTCGAACTTCCGTGCTTTCCCCAGGATGGTCTTGTACCTGCACCGGGATGCCATCTGGTCCTACAGCGAGCCCACGGCCCGAGGCCAGAGACAACCCCACGGCCCCGGCTGCTTACCAGCTGAGGTCCTCCTTGGAAAGGATCTCCCCTTTCTGCAGCCGGGCATCAAAGTCCCTGATGTCCGGTGCGTAGGGGTTGGAGGATTGCCGGACCCTGTGGTGCAGGGTgatgctcctggggtgggggacatCCATGAAGCCGCATTAGTTCTCGCCCAAGACGGGATTGGGGcctccactcacacacacacagctgagcAACCGCACCTGAGGGTCTGGTTGGGCCTCCCCTCCCGGGGGCTCTTCTTGGGCAGGCCCCGGCTGCCCACACCCGGCACCGGAAATTCTGTGGCCTCGGCCTGCTCACTGTACACTCGCAGCGGCTTCAGCTCCGCTCTCCTGCTcaggagcagccctggtggccacGGGGCGTCAGGGACGGTCCCCGGGCCAGCACCCCTGGGCGAAGCCCCCACAGCCAACCCCACGCACCTGCCAGGACGTCCACCGACTTGTTAGAGGGGCCACAGTACAGGATGCAGGGACCCCCCAGCTGCTTCTCCCTGGGGGTGTCACAGGCCCCCGTCTGCTCCTCATTTGACTTGTGAAACCAGAACACGATGTGGAAGGCCACCACTGTCTTCCCGGTCCCTGTGGGCAGAGAACGCGATGAGCAGAGCTGCCGCCCCCCTACCCCGGGCAGCCCCAAGCACCCACAGCCCCGGCAGGGGCCCCACCTGGAGGGCCCTGGATCACGGTGAACTGCTTCTTCAGAGCCGCCCTGACAGCCCTGTTCTGGCTGCGGTTCAGCGTGTGGGGGCCGCCAGGGAGGTCGAACGCCTGCTTCTCCAGGAACCTGCTGTATGTCCCTAAGGGAGGGTCAGGCCTGGCTGAgcaggggtgcagggcagggcccaggccgGATGAAGGGACTCAGCGGCGGGGCAGGGGCTGGCCGGACGTCCACCTACCTCGGCCACGGGTCTGCTGGGAAAGAAGCTGGCGGGGCAGCGGGATGGGCCGGCCCAGGGCAATGTTGATGACCAGCGGGGATGCGCGCTTCAGCCCGCGCACGGCTTCTTCCTTGCGACTGGGGgcaggtggtggtgagggggacACTGGGCACCCGCAGGACTGGCCCGGGGAGGGGACCCAGGGAGCTGTCGCCCCACCCCGCCCGCCAGCCTCTCCCTGGCGTCCCCCCGTGGAGGCCACTCACATGTCCGGAAGCTGCTTGGGCAGCACCTCAATGGTGAATCGGGCACCAGGCCTCAGCACCTCTTCTGGAACCTTCTCCATGGCCATGTGCTGGATGAAGAAGTGCACCTGCTTGGGGGTCTCCTGCCGGTCGGCCCGGCCCTCCTTCGGGTCCCAGTCTTCTGTCAGCCCGTGGGCCACCCACGTGTACGTGTCGGGGTCAATGCTCAGGAAGGGGCCGGGGCCGCTGGGGCCGCAGGCCGGGGTGGCCGGGGGAGGCTGGCCGGGGCCAGCTGAGGGGAGCCGCTTCTCTGCGGCGGGCACGGCCAGCAGCCCCTCGAGCCGGAGGCAGAGGTAGCAGTGGCCAAAGCTGAGGTCGATGCAGTGCTCACTGAGGAAGGaggattccaggcagaaggagccCCGGAGCCGCCGCTGCGGCATCTGCTTCACATCCCAGGATATGCTCACGTGCTGCAGCGTGATGGAGTCACTCTCCAAGACGGCGCTGGTGGCCGACTCCAAGGAGCAGAAGGGCCCCCACACGCGGGAGTACTCGGCCACGTCGGGACAGCGGTCTCGCACGGCCTGGGGCATCTGGTCCAGGAAGCAGCTGCCCAGCCGCTCCACgtgctccaggcagagggtgaagccgGGTGCCACCGTGCACAGCTGCAAACTCGGTGCCAGGAAGCCACGCTGCAGGGTGGCACTGAGCTGCACCTGCAGCGTGTCCCCCCCGCCCAGCTCCCGGGCCACCTCCACAAAGTGGCCGCAGGGGCTCTGCCACACCCGGCCCAGCATGCGCTGCTGGGGCTTCGCCGCGCCCTGCTCCCGCACGAGGGCAGCCAGCTCCGGCCACCGCTGCTCCTGCACCAGCTCCAGCAGCTGCTGCCACAGGCTGGCGTCCACGGGCCTAGTGTGTGGGTCGAGCAGGGCGCCCGGCAGCGGGGAGCGCGGCCCGTCTGCCCACACGGAGTAGATGCGGCGCCGCCACACAAGCCGCAGGCCCGGCCGCCCCTCCAGGTTGCCGGGGTGCTCGGCCAGTTGCAAGGAGCGGTAGTGCACGGGGCAGAGGTCCGGCAGGGCCTCGGGGTCGGCGGGGAAGAGCAGCCTGAAGCAGCGGGAGCCGGTCTCCACGCCCACCACGAAGCCCAGCTTGCTCCGCGGCTGGACCTTGAGCTGCGCCGCTAGATGCAGGCTTCGGGCCTGGCGCTGGTAGCTCTGGGCGCGCCCGTGCTGGTAGCTGAATTCCTGGCACAGCCCGTCGATGTCGCGGGCGGAGTAGGCGGGGCCGCCGCGGCCCAGCGCCAGCAGGATCTGCCGCTGCAGCACCACGTCCAGGTACCTGCGGATGGGGGAGGTCGCCCACGTGTACCAGTCCACCTGCAGCGAGTAGTGGCCAGCCTCCTGCCGCTCACCTTGGCAGGAGCGGCCAAACGCAGAGCGGGCCAGAGCCTTGCGGAGGTCCAGGCCCACGGGAGCCAGAGAAGGGTGCAAGTCGTCCGTGGTGATGAGGTCCTCCACGCGGTTCCAGTCCCCGGCGCGGGCTGCGAGCTGGACGTGCTCCCACAGGGAGGCCAGGAGGTAGATGTGGCTGCCGGGGGACCCGCGGCTGGGCAGGTGGTGGCGGAGGTGCAGCGACAGGGCCACCAGCTCTTGGTGCTTGTCACACAGGGCCCCCAGCTGCCGCTCACCGGGCGTGGGCTGCCACCGCAGCGGCGTGACGGTCCGCGTGGGCTCGCTGCTCACCAGGAGCTCGGCCACCAGGCTGTTGAACTGGATCATGTACTCCTTGATCATGACGTGGGCCGCACGGAAGCCCAGCACACAGTCCTCGCTGGGCTGCTCGTAGTGGGAGTCGGTCTGCAGGCGGCGCCGGCGCAGCACCCGGGAGAAGTGGCACGCGGCCACGACACAGGCGTCCACAGAGTCCAGCTGGGCGGGCAGCTCGCGGCCACCACCCGGGTGCCTCCGGATCACGGCCTCAGCTTCCTCGTAGGACAGCTGGCGGTCGGAGCAGATCACAGAGGGCGCGAAGTGCAGGCTTTTAATCTGGTCACTGCCCTTCTCCAcggtgaggaagagggagatggcCAAGCGGTCCTGGCCGGGCAGGAGGCTGAGCACGTCACGGCAGAGGCCGGCTGGCAGCATGGGCACCGGCTCCCGGTCAGGGGCATAGAACGTGATGCCCTGCCTGCGGGCCTCCAGGTCCACGGCCCCGTCCCTGGGAAGGGAGCTGGCCACGTCAGCAATGTGCACAGCCACTTGGTACCTGGGGCCCAGATCGCGGACGCTGAGGGCATCGTCCAGGTACTGGGCGCCCTGGGGGTCCACGGTGAAGGTTGGGAAGCCGCGACAGTCCTCCCGGTGGTCGGGGGCCCGGCCAAGCTCCGCCCGGTACTTCTGCAGCACCTTGCAGAGGGCTGCGGGCTCTAGTGAGGGCTTCTTCAAGCCGTGCTCCAGGTCCAGGACGCGGAGGCCCTGCTCCCACGTGGTGGCCTCGGGCAGCACCTCCAGGACGATGCCCAGGGGGTAGTAGAAGCGCTGCCGCCACAGGACGATGCGCACCCAGAAGAGCCGGCTGCCCCGGGCCTCGGCCGTGAGCCGCTCATACCCCACCCGCTGCACGCGGCCCTGCTGGACGCGGTGGATGGGCACCTGCAGCGGGTCCTTCAGCTCGGCCACGAAGATCTTCGTCACAGAGCCATCGACGGGGGTCATGATGCGAGAGTCCCACTCATCCATGCGGCACACGAACACCAGCTCCCGGCGCTTCCTCTTGAGCACGCCCACCACGCAGCCCTGCCGCCTCCCCGGGCAGCCCGTGTCCTGGCCCAGGACCTTCACGAGCACCTCGTCCCCGCTGAAGGCCATCCCACAGTGCAGGCGGCCCCTGATCTGGATGGGGCTGGAAGCCACGTCATCCAGCGGGAGGGCTGTCGCCTGCTCGAAGGTCTCCTGCACGAAGGCACAGTGGCGGTACAGCTCGGGCTCCGAGCAGAGTAGTTTCTGCAGGGTGGCCCGTGGCAGGTGTGTGTACTGCCGGGCCTGGTGCGGGGACTCGGGCCTGGCAATGGTGTCCAGTAGCCCATCTTCCCGGACGGTGACCGTCACGTTCCGGCCTTCATCCAGGAGCTCCTGCAGGATGGAGTCGTCCGCGTTGAGCTCCGTGTCAGAAGGCCAGAAGTCGGACTCAGTGTCCTCAGGGTCCTCGGGGTCCCTGTTCTCCGTGGCCGTCAGCCCTGCCACCGCATTCCTGGAGGTCCCGTCCCCCAGCGACGAGGTCCTCGATGGTGCCGATGTTGCGCCTTCCACCTCCGTGGGCACCGTGGCAGGGCCCCCCACCACGGAGCAGCCCCTGGCCACGGACCTTGAGGCCGCGTCCCCTGCCTCTGCCCGCGGCGCGGCCTTGTCTCCTGCTGCCGAGGTCTTAGACGGGAAGGTCCTCCCCCGAGCCGTGGCCCCCGTGGCCGCACGCTCTGGGGCCGGCTCCCCTGCTGCCCTTTCCTCTGGGACAGCGTCCAGGGCCGCCGCTGCCGCAGACCTCCCGGCCTGGAGGGCCCAGCGCTGCTGCTGAAGCACGCCCTGCTCGATGTGCTCCAGGGACAGGCTCTCGGGGCAGACGCTGTGATGCTTCACACACTCACGGATGAAGCTCTTCCAGAGCTTGCTGCAGGCCCCGGAGGAGCAGAGGGCCAGAGCGTTCCCCACGGCCACCACCTGGGACTGGGCGCGGGTCATGATGGTGTTGAGCACGCGGGCGTCCGTGAAGAACCCGAGGGAGGCTGTCCCTGAGCTCAGCAGGCTGTGGTGGTTGTGCACGGTGCTCAGCACCACCACCCGGAACTCCCGGCCTGCAAGGGGGCACcgtcaggccaggccaggccaggaggggaggcccccccgcccccgcccccgcccccggcgcccaCCTGGCAAGATCTCAAAGCTGCCCACGGACACCTGGCCCAGGTTCCTCTTCCTCAGCTCCTGCCTCAGCGCAGTCACCTGGAGACACGCGGCCGGCGCAGCGGGCCTGGGTGAGCGCTGGGCGTGCGGTGCGGGCCCCCCAAGGGTGGGACTCTGGCCCCCCCACCCAGTGCCCCGGAGCTCCCGCCCCGGCTGCAGTCACGGGGCTCAAGCGCAGGTGGGTGCACTTACCTGGGCGCCGTGCGACACAACGCAGATGTGCTTCTGCTCCCGGGCGCCCCAGCAGGAGGGCCAGCCGTCGTGGAGGTCCCGCACCTGctccacgacctgagccacctcCGCCGCGTTCAGCCAGGACGTGCTGGACAGGTCGCGCTCGGGGTTGCCCGCCACGTGACAGAACATGAGCGGGTGCAGCCTGGGGTGCGGGGGCACGCGGCCGCTGGCGTGGATGGGGCTGCCCTTGGCCACGTAGAAGTGGCGCGAGACGAAGCTGAGGATGGCCTCCGTGGAGCGGTAGTTCTGGTGGAAGATGAGGCGGCTCCGCTGGGCCACCTCGTGCGCCTCCCGCTGGTAGTGCTGGAACAGGCGGTACAGCAGCGTGTGCCCCGCCGCCTGGGCCCTGGGCACGCTGAAGAGCCGGGGCGTGACCTGCATGTGGTCCCCCGCCAGCACCACGCGGGTGCCGGGCGCGGCGTAGCGCAGCGGGGTGAGCGCCTCGCACTCCAGCATCTGCGCGGCCTCGTCGATGAGGATGTGCGAGAAGAAGCCGGCGGGCACCCTGAGCTCGCGGGCCTGCGACGTGGTGGTGACCACGATGCGGTGCTGCTCCAGCTCGGCCCGCGTCGGTGCGCGGAAGGCCCGGCGGTCCTGCGTCAGGCAGCAGTACTGCAGCACCGTGGCGTCCGTCTGGCTGGGCGGCCGGTCCGTGTACATGACCCGGAGCGGGGCGGCCTCGGGGTGGCCGCTGCTGACGTAGCCGTGGAAGTGCTCCTCGATGTAGATGTCGGCCGCACTGAGGGCAGAAGGGCACACGGGGCCTCAGCGGCTGTCCATTCAGGCCCCGACTGTGAGCCCGGCCTGGCCTGCAGCGAGGCCTGTCCTGCCCCCACAGAGCTTAAACACCAGCACAGAGGACggacacacagacagagaaacACGGAAGGTCAGAGCCAGACGAGAACTGGCAACAGCGCAGGTcggggaggccagggagggctCCCCGGAGGAGGTGAAGGAGGGGCCGGCCGTGCAGAGAGGCAGATGGGGGAGCCGCAGGGGGGCCAGGGGCCGGGAGACCTGGCGCCGGCTCTCAGGAGCACTGAGGCCAGCCCCTCACACACCCAGGGCCAGCGCATTCTGGGGCAGAAGCCGGGCCCCCGCGGGAGAGACCCCTCCTGAGCAGCAAGTGCTGGGAGCTAAGAAAACCACACTGACCGAGGGGATCGGGTGAGAGGTTGAGGGAAGAGTCTGTGTTCGTCTCAGAGACGACGCCAGGACCTCGCCCCGGGCCCCTCCCCAAGCAGCACACCCTGACCCCG harbors:
- the HELZ2 gene encoding 3'-5' exoribonuclease HELZ2 isoform X1, which translates into the protein MPLRRARPEMVSPGSSSSPSSPMATKELPLARLCAQLDLRLGCSRCTQRLNESTYLLRQVEHSCPQAILLARFKGATKSRVWRKVDRRPSFPRPARYEVCWYYSPGLGCQRHHNQCTFARSREEALVWTFEREHNVRRMWLKSELQGGGAQGELRSPAEAIRAEYGGHFQLLCSHCFRCCPPRVCPVDARGRCPEHGACPSLLTHVSTEGRRKQQVVEVRPQPQYGQPLAYCMFVGRGRPCRHGASRCQYAHSAVEMAVWEAEQLDGLKRCDLLSPAAPSGEERTARPGQAPRVKLYCRACLVTCHSQEAFENHCSSLEHAQMVVLDQEECWEHRSPPTGLSTFELCPNPSLCEYGDICTKAHSEQELQEWTRRVQAVKLRERAAWQEGLASYQTRLLAEYQRSSSEVLVLAETVEGVSITCKQPLVHEAHEKKTQHSWIFDVNSKEPLLHVALLKQELGADFWLAAPGLPSGQLYAKGERFQARASPAAFQVEVRVRTASFGCFEQWLVLDFGRRPVLLRKLRLQAGQVPCPGLRGRPGDSRPKELERWHTGNRHVVPGVVRTAEQEALVAMYKVPALALDFSPGGLASGPMSCTNYRQRMHQFLYEEEAVQQQLVAKLNFRGAVALRTSLQTPALGMLFPPSGALFAEVPSPSSLLPDTDQGFLLGRAVSTALVAPVPAPDHTVYEVRLETRASSEQALWLLLPNHCCSALGLQPETSPTLEVQFQVDPLTFRFWHQAVDALPEERLVVPDLPTCNLPHPLPIPPAMQGNRKQKLAVAFIAGSSPGGRRPIAPLLIYGPFGTGKTYTLAMASLEVIRQPHTKVLICTHTNSAADIYIEEHFHGYVSSGHPEAAPLRVMYTDRPPSQTDATVLQYCCLTQDRRAFRAPTRAELEQHRIVVTTTSQARELRVPAGFFSHILIDEAAQMLECEALTPLRYAAPGTRVVLAGDHMQVTPRLFSVPRAQAAGHTLLYRLFQHYQREAHEVAQRSRLIFHQNYRSTEAILSFVSRHFYVAKGSPIHASGRVPPHPRLHPLMFCHVAGNPERDLSSTSWLNAAEVAQVVEQVRDLHDGWPSCWGAREQKHICVVSHGAQVTALRQELRKRNLGQVSVGSFEILPGREFRVVVLSTVHNHHSLLSSGTASLGFFTDARVLNTIMTRAQSQVVAVGNALALCSSGACSKLWKSFIRECVKHHSVCPESLSLEHIEQGVLQQQRWALQAGRSAAAAALDAVPEERAAGEPAPERAATGATARGRTFPSKTSAAGDKAAPRAEAGDAASRSVARGCSVVGGPATVPTEVEGATSAPSRTSSLGDGTSRNAVAGLTATENRDPEDPEDTESDFWPSDTELNADDSILQELLDEGRNVTVTVREDGLLDTIARPESPHQARQYTHLPRATLQKLLCSEPELYRHCAFVQETFEQATALPLDDVASSPIQIRGRLHCGMAFSGDEVLVKVLGQDTGCPGRRQGCVVGVLKRKRRELVFVCRMDEWDSRIMTPVDGSVTKIFVAELKDPLQVPIHRVQQGRVQRVGYERLTAEARGSRLFWVRIVLWRQRFYYPLGIVLEVLPEATTWEQGLRVLDLEHGLKKPSLEPAALCKVLQKYRAELGRAPDHREDCRGFPTFTVDPQGAQYLDDALSVRDLGPRYQVAVHIADVASSLPRDGAVDLEARRQGITFYAPDREPVPMLPAGLCRDVLSLLPGQDRLAISLFLTVEKGSDQIKSLHFAPSVICSDRQLSYEEAEAVIRRHPGGGRELPAQLDSVDACVVAACHFSRVLRRRRLQTDSHYEQPSEDCVLGFRAAHVMIKEYMIQFNSLVAELLVSSEPTRTVTPLRWQPTPGERQLGALCDKHQELVALSLHLRHHLPSRGSPGSHIYLLASLWEHVQLAARAGDWNRVEDLITTDDLHPSLAPVGLDLRKALARSAFGRSCQGERQEAGHYSLQVDWYTWATSPIRRYLDVVLQRQILLALGRGGPAYSARDIDGLCQEFSYQHGRAQSYQRQARSLHLAAQLKVQPRSKLGFVVGVETGSRCFRLLFPADPEALPDLCPVHYRSLQLAEHPGNLEGRPGLRLVWRRRIYSVWADGPRSPLPGALLDPHTRPVDASLWQQLLELVQEQRWPELAALVREQGAAKPQQRMLGRVWQSPCGHFVEVARELGGGDTLQVQLSATLQRGFLAPSLQLCTVAPGFTLCLEHVERLGSCFLDQMPQAVRDRCPDVAEYSRVWGPFCSLESATSAVLESDSITLQHVSISWDVKQMPQRRLRGSFCLESSFLSEHCIDLSFGHCYLCLRLEGLLAVPAAEKRLPSAGPGQPPPATPACGPSGPGPFLSIDPDTYTWVAHGLTEDWDPKEGRADRQETPKQVHFFIQHMAMEKVPEEVLRPGARFTIEVLPKQLPDIRKEEAVRGLKRASPLVINIALGRPIPLPRQLLSQQTRGRGTYSRFLEKQAFDLPGGPHTLNRSQNRAVRAALKKQFTVIQGPPGTGKTVVAFHIVFWFHKSNEEQTGACDTPREKQLGGPCILYCGPSNKSVDVLAGLLLSRRAELKPLRVYSEQAEATEFPVPGVGSRGLPKKSPREGRPNQTLRSITLHHRVRQSSNPYAPDIRDFDARLQKGEILSKEDLSWYKTILGKARKFELDQHRVILCTCSCAASASLRKLDVRQILIDEAGMATEPETLIPLVAFSKAEKVVLLGDHKQLRPVVKNEQLQNLGLDRSLFERYHVDAHMLDTQYRMHEGICAFPSMEFYEKKLKTWQGLRRPPSILGHIGKESCSVIFGHVQGHEQSLLVSTDEGNENSKANPEEVAAVVRIAKQLTLGRTVEPKDVAILTPYNAQAAEISKRLVREGVSGVTVCSITKSQGSEWRYVLVSTVRTCQESDLDQRPTKSWLKRFLGFVVDPNQVNVAITRAREGLCVIGDHRLLSCCPLWRRFLDFCEAQRSLVPAGQVRVCRRPAVAPGSGRSTCPGLGLPRGKAKP
- the HELZ2 gene encoding 3'-5' exoribonuclease HELZ2 isoform X2; translated protein: MPLRRARPEMVSPGSSSSPSSPMATKELPLARLCAQLDLRLGCSRCTQRLNESTYLLRQVEHSCPQAILLARFKGATKSRVWRKVDRRPSFPRPARYEVCWYYSPGLGCQRHHNQCTFARSREEALVWTFEREHNVRRMWLKSELQGGGAQGELRSPAEAIRAEYGGHFQLLCSHCFRCCPPRVCPVDARGRCPEHGACPSLLTHVSTEGRRKQQVVEVRPQPQYGQPLAYCMFVGRGRPCRHGASRCQYAHSAVEMAVWEAEQLDGLKRCDLLSPAAPSGEERTARPGQAPRVKLYCRACLVTCHSQEAFENHCSSLEHAQMVVLDQEECWEHRSPPTGLSTFELCPNPSLCEYGDICTKAHSEQELQEWTRRVQAVKLRERAAWQEGLASYQTRLLAEYQRSSSEVLVLAETVEGVSITCKQPLVHEAHEKKTQHSWIFDVNSKEPLLHVALLKQELGADFWLAAPGLPSGQLYAKGERFQARASPAAFQVEVRVRTASFGCFEQWLVLDFGRRPVLLRKLRLQAGQVPCPGLRGRPGDSRPKELERWHTGNRHVVPGVVRTAEQEALVAMYKVPALALDFSPGGLASGPMSCTNYRQRMHQFLYEEEAVQQQLVAKLNFRGAVALRTSLQTPALGMLFPPSGALFAEVPSPSSLLPDTDQGFLLGRAVSTALVAPVPAPDHTVYEVRLETRASSEQALWLLLPNHCCSALGLQPETSPTLEVQFQVDPLTFRFWHQAVDALPEERLVVPDLPTCNLPHPLPIPPAMQGNRKQKLAVAFIAGSSPGGRRPIAPLLIYGPFGTGKTYTLAMASLEVIRQPHTKVLICTHTNSAADIYIEEHFHGYVSSGHPEAAPLRVMYTDRPPSQTDATVLQYCCLTQDRRAFRAPTRAELEQHRIVVTTTSQARELRVPAGFFSHILIDEAAQMLECEALTPLRYAAPGTRVVLAGDHMQVTPRLFSVPRAQAAGHTLLYRLFQHYQREAHEVAQRSRLIFHQNYRSTEAILSFVSRHFYVAKGSPIHASGRVPPHPRLHPLMFCHVAGNPERDLSSTSWLNAAEVAQVVEQVRDLHDGWPSCWGAREQKHICVVSHGAQVTALRQELRKRNLGQVSVGSFEILPGREFRVVVLSTVHNHHSLLSSGTASLGFFTDARVLNTIMTRAQSQVVAVGNALALCSSGACSKLWKSFIRECVKHHSVCPESLSLEHIEQGVLQQQRWALQAGRSAAAAALDAVPEERAAGEPAPERAATGATARGRTFPSKTSAAGDKAAPRAEAGDAASRSVARGCSVVGGPATVPTEVEGATSAPSRTSSLGDGTSRNAVAGLTATENRDPEDPEDTESDFWPSDTELNADDSILQELLDEGRNVTVTVREDGLLDTIARPESPHQARQYTHLPRATLQKLLCSEPELYRHCAFVQETFEQATALPLDDVASSPIQIRGRLHCGMAFSGDEVLVKVLGQDTGCPGRRQGCVVGVLKRKRRELVFVCRMDEWDSRIMTPVDGSVTKIFVAELKDPLQVPIHRVQQGRVQRVGYERLTAEARGSRLFWVRIVLWRQRFYYPLGIVLEVLPEATTWEQGLRVLDLEHGLKKPSLEPAALCKVLQKYRAELGRAPDHREDCRGFPTFTVDPQGAQYLDDALSVRDLGPRYQVAVHIADVASSLPRDGAVDLEARRQGITFYAPDREPVPMLPAGLCRDVLSLLPGQDRLAISLFLTVEKGSDQIKSLHFAPSVICSDRQLSYEEAEAVIRRHPGGGRELPAQLDSVDACVVAACHFSRVLRRRRLQTDSHYEQPSEDCVLGFRAAHVMIKEYMIQFNSLVAELLVSSEPTRTVTPLRWQPTPGERQLGALCDKHQELVALSLHLRHHLPSRGSPGSHIYLLASLWEHVQLAARAGDWNRVEDLITTDDLHPSLAPVGLDLRKALARSAFGRSCQGERQEAGHYSLQVDWYTWATSPIRRYLDVVLQRQILLALGRGGPAYSARDIDGLCQEFSYQHGRAQSYQRQARSLHLAAQLKVQPRSKLGFVVGVETGSRCFRLLFPADPEALPDLCPVHYRSLQLAEHPGNLEGRPGLRLVWRRRIYSVWADGPRSPLPGALLDPHTRPVDASLWQQLLELVQEQRWPELAALVREQGAAKPQQRMLGRVWQSPCGHFVEVARELGGGDTLQVQLSATLQRGFLAPSLQLCTVAPGFTLCLEHVERLGSCFLDQMPQAVRDRCPDVAEYSRVWGPFCSLESATSAVLESDSITLQHVSISWDVKQMPQRRLRGSFCLESSFLSEHCIDLSFGHCYLCLRLEGLLAVPAAEKRLPSAGPGQPPPATPACGPSGPGPFLSIDPDTYTWVAHGLTEDWDPKEGRADRQETPKQVHFFIQHMAMEKVPEEVLRPGARFTIEVLPKQLPDIRKEEAVRGLKRASPLVINIALGRPIPLPRQLLSQQTRGRGTYSRFLEKQAFDLPGGPHTLNRSQNRAVRAALKKQFTVIQGPPGTGKTVVAFHIVFWFHKSNEEQTGACDTPREKQLGGPCILYCGPSNKSVDVLAGLLLSRRAELKPLRVYSEQAEATEFPVPGVGSRGLPKKSPREGRPNQTLRSITLHHRVRQSSNPYAPDIRDFDARLQKGEILSKEDLSWYKTILGKARKFELDQHRVILCTCSCAASASLRKLDVRQILIDEAGMATEPETLIPLVAFSKAEKACARLPPRWFFSGTTSSCGQWSRTNSCKIWGWIGLCSRGTTWTRTCWTRSTACTRASVPSPPWSSTRRS